The Micromonospora sp. NBC_01740 genome includes a window with the following:
- a CDS encoding amino acid adenylation domain-containing protein, which produces MTTTPGRPSTDPAVPRPAASDPAAQQRAWNATARAYAADGPVHRLFEEQARLRPHAVAVRWAGGALSFAELDRLANRLAWALRDQGVGPETPVGIRVPRGPLLAVAVYGVLKAGGCYVPVEPALPAERAHTLLAEAGVRLLVGTAGEDGWPAPPQVRTVPADAPVPDHRELRSPEPGTGADSTAYVVFTSGSTGRPNGVAVAHRSLHNLFAWCRRTHGFGPHDLGLSVTSLGFDLSVFDLLGLPAYGAGVYVADDAQRCDPELLLDVLLREPVTYWNSAPTTLAHLAPLLGGHRGAAGTGHLRLVYLSGDYTPLTLPDEVRSVFTGATIVSLGGATEATVWSNWFEVGAVDPAWRSIPYGRPIDNAQYWVVDEDLRPCPVGVPGDLLIGGDVLALGYHRQPELTRQRFVPDTLGPDPRGRLYRTGDRASFGSDGVLTFLGRVDGQVKIRGARVELAEVEHRLRGHAGVKDVVALARPDRDGERALVVYVVPAPGCRPTVRELRRHVAAALPDYMVPAAVVFVDGFPATANGKLDRAALPWPARTGSTHVLGVPG; this is translated from the coding sequence ATGACCACCACGCCGGGCCGCCCGTCGACCGACCCGGCCGTGCCCCGACCTGCCGCATCCGACCCGGCCGCGCAGCAGCGGGCGTGGAACGCCACCGCCCGCGCGTACGCCGCGGACGGCCCGGTGCACCGGCTGTTCGAGGAGCAGGCCCGGCTCCGCCCGCACGCCGTGGCGGTGCGCTGGGCCGGCGGCGCGCTCAGCTTCGCCGAGCTGGACCGGCTCGCCAACCGGCTGGCCTGGGCGCTGCGCGACCAGGGCGTTGGACCCGAGACGCCGGTGGGCATCCGGGTGCCGCGCGGCCCGCTGCTGGCGGTCGCCGTGTACGGGGTGCTGAAGGCGGGCGGCTGCTACGTGCCGGTCGAGCCGGCGCTCCCGGCCGAACGCGCGCACACCCTACTGGCCGAGGCCGGTGTGCGGCTGCTGGTCGGCACGGCGGGCGAGGACGGCTGGCCGGCGCCGCCGCAGGTACGCACGGTGCCCGCCGACGCCCCGGTCCCGGACCACCGCGAGCTGCGGAGCCCGGAGCCCGGCACCGGCGCGGACTCCACCGCCTACGTGGTCTTCACCTCCGGCAGCACCGGCCGGCCCAACGGCGTCGCCGTGGCGCACCGGTCGCTGCACAACCTCTTCGCCTGGTGCCGCCGCACGCACGGCTTCGGCCCGCACGACCTGGGCCTGTCGGTCACCTCGCTCGGTTTCGACCTGTCCGTCTTCGACCTGCTCGGCCTGCCCGCGTACGGGGCGGGCGTCTACGTCGCCGACGACGCGCAGCGGTGCGACCCGGAACTGCTGCTCGACGTGCTGCTGCGGGAGCCGGTGACGTACTGGAACTCGGCGCCGACCACGCTGGCCCACCTCGCGCCGCTGCTCGGCGGGCACCGGGGCGCCGCAGGGACCGGGCACCTGCGGCTGGTCTACCTCAGCGGCGACTACACGCCGTTGACGTTGCCGGACGAGGTGCGGTCGGTCTTCACCGGGGCGACGATCGTCAGCCTCGGCGGCGCGACCGAGGCGACCGTCTGGTCGAACTGGTTCGAGGTCGGCGCGGTCGACCCGGCCTGGCGGAGCATCCCGTACGGGCGACCGATCGACAACGCGCAGTACTGGGTGGTCGACGAGGACCTGCGGCCGTGCCCGGTAGGGGTGCCGGGCGACCTGCTCATCGGCGGCGACGTCCTCGCCCTCGGCTACCACCGCCAGCCGGAGCTGACCCGGCAGCGGTTCGTCCCGGACACGCTCGGGCCCGACCCACGCGGCCGGCTCTACCGCACCGGCGACCGGGCGAGCTTCGGCTCCGACGGGGTGCTGACCTTCCTCGGCCGGGTCGACGGGCAGGTCAAGATCCGGGGCGCCCGGGTGGAGCTGGCCGAGGTCGAGCACCGCCTGCGCGGGCACGCCGGGGTGAAGGACGTGGTGGCGCTGGCCCGGCCGGACCGCGACGGCGAGCGCGCCCTGGTGGTCTACGTCGTGCCGGCCCCCGGCTGCCGTCCGACCGTACGGGAGCTGCGCCGGCACGTGGCCGCCGCGCTGCCGGACTACATGGTGCCGGCCGCGGTGGTGTTCGTGGACGGCTTCCCCGCCACCGCCAACGGAAAGCTCGACCGCGCGGCGCTGCCGTGGCCGGCACGCACCGGCAGCACGCACGTGCTCGGGGTGCCGGGGTAG
- a CDS encoding non-ribosomal peptide synthetase → MTEMLESPTPHEKLLERRLLGLEPLPEPGIPPASRADPPPLSYAQRRLWILDRLRPGGVEYLVQIALHMTDRPGSRLDLDALRAALDGLVARHEVLRTRYPVGPDGEPVQLIDPPAPVPLPIRDLTHLDGDTQCGLLNRLVSVDREPIDLAAGPVFRALLVRREPDQHLLLLTTHHIAMDLWSEGLLLDELHHRYTAALDGRPADLPPLPAQYADVAAWQRQRTAELRETQLPYWRRQLAGATPVDLPADRPRPAVRDSAGDVVPFTVPAEVAATLGELARRHRATPFMVLLAAYAVVLGRWSGRTDVTVGTPVAGRGHDDVQDLIGLFVDTVVVRADLAGDPTFGELVERVRRTSLDAFAHQELPFEQLVEELAPVRDPARTALFSTMFVWQEAGPDGFQAPGLDVLSVPIPFADAKFDLTLSVGPGPDGSLAGAAVYATSLFDRATIERFVAHVGRLLAGVAAAPDIPLADVDILPPAEREQLLDGWNDTATDVPATTLPALFRAQVAATGDAVAVRTAERSLSYAELDARVTALALRLRAAGVGPESVVGVCLERGPDLVTALLAVLTAGGAYLPLDTESPPQRLEQLLTDAAVRVVVTDRDSVGTATRTVLRPDVDGTAPHGPPLGDPDPEHPAYVLHTSGSTGPPKGVVITHRALVNRLAWMQREYPLDATDRVLHKTPYGFDVSVWELFWPLITGATLVVARPGGHRDPAYLAAAIAEHGVTTLHFVPSMLRAFLDTPVGELPSVRRIFASGEPLPDGLAAAVSERIGCELHNLYGPTEATIDVTAARCLPGEPVTIGRPVANTRAHVVDPDLRLLPVGVPGELVVAGVQLARGYLGRPAHTADRFVPDPFGTRPGDRLYRTGDLARHRADGTIEYLGRLDRQVKLHGHRIEPGEVEAVLTAHPDVAAAVVTVHDDRLVAYLVGPAAEAGAGQVGPAVDRDGVAAYARARLPRQLVPARWVVLDALPLTAAGKVDHRALPAPPSGAPPAAEAPRTPLERTIARAVADALGVDAVGRHDAFFAHGGDSIRAIRAVGALRAAGLPVSVHDLFSHATVAELAELVGARAPEQPAEVTEQPVVAPFALLSEADRALLPPGLVDAYPMGEIQAGMVYEMLAAQRPVYVNVSCYRIEDETPFDLADLQAAAALLVRRHEILRTSFALAGYTRPLQLVHRTAELPVDLDDLRDLPPAERRQVLDEFLLAQRAAPFDLAVPPLLRYTVHQTGEREWWLTHVECHAILDGWSHTSVIAELLGYYRTLRRGGVPRPAPLPAVRFADFVAAEQESLRSAADRDFWTATITAADKLEIPAEWGGQADGAEGPAGADDAPDQVVVEYADLEPALRRLAADAGASLKSVLHAAHLTAWGVVTGRQRFFTGLVGNGRPERLRGDEVIGMYLNTVPFPADLTAASWPELVRAVFAREARMWPHRRYPMAAMRRDGRHASALVDVSFTYLDFHMLDWSAGIDLEADFSPSEQPFSAVSFPGHLRLLGRPSRIGRPYLELVGRTYRQVLASMAASAAGPGAARDPGAGPDATPAVSPSPSPSPRTVTLAPADRERVLVDPNRTDRAFPTDEPVHRLIERQARSAPTAVALRQGVVKVYYAELELRANRLAHRLRALGVGPGTVVGICLPRTPDLAVCVLAVLKAGGAFLPLDPAYPVERLRFMLDDTAAAVLLAAGRLPAGLVQAGPAGVPTVDVTDESAQLDMPVTAPEVTVAPDDLAYVTYTSGSTGRPKGVAVPHRALLNLRHAQQEVFDVRPGDRMLQFFSVGFDASVSELVAALTAGAELVLPEPDRDPGDLRAEAATLTHLFLPPSMLSRLDPADFPRLRVTLVGGEACPAGQADRWARHAAFVNLYGPTEACVAATYAPVAPGSPDRMPSIGTPLANVRCHVLDADGRPLPAGVRGELHVAGAGLARGYLGRPALTADRFVPDPFGPPGSRMYRTGDVVSRAADDSLRFHGRGDQQVSVRGFRIELGEVEHALEAHPSVAAAAVAVAAAGTEEATLVAFVRLTAGSCGAAPSPAELREHVRRQLPAHMVPTRCHVVGQFPVTASGKVDRAALIAAEPKPAAAQIAPVAPRTPLEQTIADAWAQVLRLDRVGIDDDFFDLGGHSMAMMRVISLLRESHGVELTFRAFLEHQTVARLAAAITDGAVGGPEAPAAPGSRNRALLWLRRGSATPLFCIHPGGGSAHWFQRFLPYLDPQLPLAAFEWPKPHGDHATIPTAAEMARRHFDELRAAQPHGPYRLFSWCGGSTIAAELATLLLDAGEEVTFMLLDPVLDAQTRPKFYEQMGFVRRLEKLVLEIDRGGPEADTPERRAEIMDLYERVANDIDEKEGMALPERGVGAAWPRMVRVWRESLQALIEYPNPRYAGKLHLIASDALANGQHVVSSGQTFADYLERWEELIGGGIELHRVPGDHIGIMKPPLLVHLTDVISAVLAGSR, encoded by the coding sequence ATGACCGAGATGCTGGAGTCGCCCACCCCGCACGAGAAGCTGCTGGAGCGCCGGCTGCTCGGCCTCGAGCCGCTCCCCGAGCCGGGCATCCCCCCGGCGTCGCGGGCGGACCCGCCACCGCTGTCGTACGCCCAGCGCCGGCTGTGGATCCTCGACCGGCTGCGCCCCGGCGGCGTCGAGTACCTGGTGCAGATCGCGCTGCACATGACCGACCGGCCGGGCAGCCGGCTGGACCTCGACGCGCTGCGGGCCGCGCTGGACGGGTTGGTGGCCCGGCACGAGGTGCTGCGCACCCGCTACCCGGTCGGCCCCGACGGCGAGCCGGTGCAGCTGATCGACCCGCCCGCCCCGGTCCCCCTGCCGATCCGCGACCTCACCCACCTGGACGGCGACACCCAGTGCGGGTTGCTCAACCGGCTCGTCTCCGTCGACCGCGAGCCGATCGACCTGGCCGCCGGGCCGGTTTTCCGCGCCCTGCTCGTCCGGCGGGAACCCGACCAGCACCTGCTGCTGCTCACGACCCACCACATCGCCATGGACCTCTGGTCGGAGGGCCTGCTGCTCGACGAGCTGCACCACCGCTACACCGCCGCGCTCGACGGTCGCCCGGCCGACCTCCCCCCGCTGCCCGCGCAGTACGCCGACGTGGCCGCCTGGCAGCGGCAGCGGACCGCCGAGCTGCGCGAGACCCAGCTGCCGTACTGGCGCCGCCAGCTCGCCGGCGCCACGCCGGTGGACCTGCCGGCCGACCGGCCACGGCCGGCGGTACGGGACTCCGCCGGCGACGTCGTGCCGTTCACCGTGCCCGCCGAGGTGGCGGCAACCCTCGGTGAACTGGCCCGCCGCCACCGGGCCACGCCGTTCATGGTCCTGCTGGCCGCGTACGCGGTCGTGCTCGGGCGGTGGAGCGGCCGGACCGACGTCACGGTCGGCACCCCGGTCGCCGGCCGTGGGCACGACGACGTGCAGGACCTCATCGGGCTCTTCGTGGACACCGTCGTGGTGCGGGCCGACCTGGCCGGCGATCCCACGTTCGGCGAACTGGTCGAGCGGGTCCGCCGTACGTCGCTGGACGCCTTCGCCCACCAGGAGCTGCCGTTCGAGCAGCTCGTCGAGGAGCTGGCGCCGGTCCGCGACCCCGCGCGGACCGCGCTCTTCTCGACCATGTTCGTCTGGCAGGAGGCCGGGCCGGACGGCTTCCAGGCGCCGGGCCTGGACGTCCTGTCGGTGCCGATCCCGTTCGCCGACGCCAAGTTCGACCTGACCCTGTCGGTGGGCCCGGGCCCGGACGGCTCGCTCGCCGGCGCCGCGGTCTACGCCACCAGCCTGTTCGACCGCGCCACGATCGAGCGCTTCGTCGCACACGTCGGTCGGCTGCTGGCCGGCGTGGCGGCGGCCCCGGACATCCCGCTGGCCGACGTCGACATCCTCCCGCCGGCCGAGCGCGAGCAGCTGCTCGACGGCTGGAACGACACCGCGACCGACGTGCCGGCCACCACGCTGCCCGCGCTGTTCCGGGCCCAGGTGGCCGCCACCGGGGACGCGGTGGCCGTTCGGACGGCGGAGCGGAGCCTGTCGTACGCCGAGCTCGACGCCCGCGTCACCGCGCTGGCGCTCCGGCTGCGCGCGGCCGGCGTCGGCCCCGAGTCGGTGGTCGGGGTGTGCCTGGAGCGCGGCCCGGACCTGGTGACCGCGCTGCTGGCCGTGCTCACCGCCGGCGGCGCCTACCTGCCGCTCGACACCGAGAGCCCGCCGCAGCGGCTGGAGCAGCTGCTCACCGACGCCGCGGTACGGGTCGTGGTGACCGACCGGGACAGCGTCGGCACCGCCACCCGCACGGTGCTCCGGCCCGACGTGGACGGCACCGCCCCGCACGGGCCGCCGCTCGGCGACCCCGACCCGGAGCACCCGGCGTACGTGCTGCACACCTCCGGCTCGACCGGCCCGCCCAAGGGCGTCGTGATCACCCACCGCGCGCTCGTGAACCGGCTGGCCTGGATGCAGCGCGAGTACCCGCTCGACGCCACCGACCGGGTGCTGCACAAGACCCCGTACGGCTTCGACGTCTCGGTCTGGGAGCTGTTCTGGCCGCTTATCACCGGCGCGACGCTCGTCGTCGCCCGCCCCGGCGGGCACCGGGACCCGGCGTACCTGGCCGCGGCGATCGCCGAGCACGGCGTCACCACGCTGCACTTCGTGCCGTCGATGCTGCGCGCCTTCCTCGACACGCCTGTCGGCGAGCTGCCCTCGGTACGCCGGATCTTCGCCAGCGGCGAGCCGCTCCCGGACGGGCTGGCGGCGGCCGTGTCCGAGCGGATCGGCTGCGAGCTGCACAACCTCTACGGCCCGACCGAGGCGACGATCGACGTGACCGCGGCGCGGTGCCTGCCCGGGGAACCGGTCACGATCGGCCGCCCGGTCGCCAACACCCGCGCCCACGTCGTCGACCCGGACCTGCGGCTGCTGCCGGTCGGCGTGCCCGGCGAGCTGGTGGTGGCCGGCGTCCAGCTCGCCCGCGGCTACCTGGGCCGCCCCGCGCACACGGCCGACCGGTTCGTGCCGGACCCGTTCGGCACGCGGCCGGGGGACCGGCTCTACCGCACCGGCGACCTGGCCCGGCACCGCGCCGACGGGACGATCGAGTACCTGGGCCGGCTGGACCGGCAGGTGAAGCTGCACGGTCACCGGATCGAGCCGGGCGAGGTCGAGGCGGTGCTCACCGCGCACCCGGACGTCGCCGCCGCCGTGGTCACCGTGCACGACGACCGGCTCGTCGCGTACCTCGTCGGCCCGGCCGCCGAGGCCGGTGCCGGGCAGGTCGGGCCGGCGGTCGACCGGGACGGCGTCGCCGCGTACGCCCGGGCCAGGCTGCCCCGCCAGCTGGTGCCCGCGCGGTGGGTGGTGCTCGACGCGCTGCCGCTGACCGCCGCCGGCAAGGTCGATCATCGCGCGCTGCCCGCGCCGCCCAGCGGCGCTCCGCCGGCGGCGGAAGCGCCACGCACCCCGCTGGAGCGGACGATCGCGCGCGCCGTGGCCGACGCGCTCGGCGTCGACGCGGTGGGCCGGCACGACGCGTTCTTCGCGCACGGCGGCGACTCGATCCGGGCCATCCGCGCCGTCGGGGCGCTGCGGGCGGCCGGCCTGCCGGTGTCGGTGCACGACCTGTTCAGCCACGCCACGGTGGCCGAGCTGGCCGAACTGGTCGGCGCCCGGGCGCCGGAGCAGCCGGCCGAGGTGACCGAGCAGCCGGTCGTGGCGCCGTTCGCGCTGCTGTCCGAGGCCGACCGCGCGCTGCTGCCGCCGGGCCTGGTCGACGCGTACCCGATGGGCGAGATCCAGGCCGGAATGGTGTACGAGATGCTGGCCGCGCAGCGGCCGGTCTACGTGAACGTCAGCTGCTACCGGATCGAGGACGAGACGCCGTTCGACCTGGCGGACCTGCAGGCTGCCGCGGCACTGCTGGTGCGGCGGCACGAGATCCTGCGCACCTCGTTCGCGCTCGCCGGCTACACGCGGCCGCTGCAACTGGTGCACCGCACCGCCGAGCTGCCGGTGGACCTGGACGACCTGCGGGACCTGCCGCCGGCCGAGCGGCGCCAGGTCCTCGACGAATTCCTGCTCGCCCAGCGTGCCGCGCCGTTCGACCTGGCCGTGCCGCCGCTGCTGCGCTACACGGTGCACCAGACCGGCGAGCGCGAGTGGTGGCTCACCCACGTCGAGTGTCATGCGATCCTCGACGGCTGGAGCCACACGTCGGTGATCGCCGAGCTGCTCGGGTACTACCGGACGCTGCGCCGGGGCGGCGTGCCCCGGCCGGCGCCGCTGCCGGCCGTCCGGTTCGCCGACTTCGTCGCGGCCGAGCAGGAGTCGCTGCGCTCGGCGGCCGACCGGGACTTCTGGACGGCCACGATCACGGCCGCCGACAAGCTGGAGATCCCGGCCGAGTGGGGCGGTCAGGCGGACGGGGCCGAGGGGCCGGCCGGCGCCGACGACGCGCCGGACCAGGTCGTCGTCGAGTACGCCGACCTGGAGCCTGCGCTGCGCCGGCTCGCGGCCGACGCGGGGGCGTCGCTGAAGAGTGTGCTGCACGCCGCCCACCTCACGGCGTGGGGCGTGGTCACCGGGCGGCAGCGCTTCTTCACCGGGCTGGTCGGCAACGGCCGGCCGGAGCGGCTGCGCGGCGACGAGGTGATCGGCATGTACCTGAACACGGTGCCGTTCCCCGCCGACCTGACCGCCGCGAGCTGGCCGGAGCTGGTGCGGGCGGTCTTCGCGCGGGAGGCGCGAATGTGGCCGCACCGGCGCTACCCGATGGCCGCGATGCGGCGCGACGGCCGGCACGCCTCGGCGCTTGTCGACGTCAGCTTCACGTACCTGGACTTCCACATGCTCGACTGGAGCGCCGGCATCGACCTGGAGGCCGACTTCAGCCCGAGCGAGCAGCCGTTCTCCGCGGTGTCGTTCCCCGGCCACCTGCGCCTGCTCGGCCGGCCGAGCAGGATCGGCCGGCCGTACCTGGAGCTGGTCGGCCGGACCTACCGGCAGGTGCTGGCGTCGATGGCCGCCAGCGCGGCCGGGCCCGGTGCCGCCCGCGACCCCGGCGCCGGTCCCGACGCCACCCCGGCTGTGTCGCCGTCGCCGTCGCCGTCGCCGCGGACCGTGACGCTGGCGCCGGCCGACCGCGAGCGGGTGCTCGTCGACCCGAACCGCACCGACCGGGCGTTCCCCACCGATGAGCCGGTGCACCGGCTGATCGAGCGGCAGGCCCGCTCCGCGCCCACCGCCGTCGCGCTGCGGCAGGGCGTCGTCAAGGTCTACTACGCCGAGCTGGAGCTACGCGCGAACCGGCTGGCGCACCGGCTGCGCGCGCTCGGCGTCGGCCCGGGCACGGTCGTCGGCATCTGCCTGCCGCGGACGCCCGACCTCGCCGTCTGCGTACTGGCCGTGCTGAAGGCGGGCGGCGCGTTCCTGCCGCTGGATCCGGCGTACCCGGTCGAACGGCTGCGGTTCATGCTCGACGACACGGCAGCCGCGGTGCTGCTCGCCGCCGGGCGGCTGCCGGCCGGCCTCGTCCAGGCCGGCCCAGCGGGCGTGCCGACGGTCGACGTGACCGACGAGTCCGCCCAGCTCGACATGCCGGTCACCGCGCCGGAGGTGACGGTGGCGCCGGACGACCTGGCGTACGTCACCTACACGTCCGGCTCGACCGGGCGGCCCAAGGGGGTCGCCGTGCCGCACCGGGCGCTGCTCAACCTCCGGCACGCCCAGCAGGAGGTCTTCGACGTCCGGCCGGGCGACCGGATGCTCCAGTTCTTCTCGGTGGGCTTCGACGCGTCGGTGTCCGAGCTGGTCGCCGCGCTCACCGCCGGCGCCGAGCTGGTGCTGCCCGAGCCCGACCGCGACCCGGGCGACCTGCGCGCCGAGGCGGCCACGCTGACCCACCTGTTCCTGCCGCCGTCGATGCTGAGCCGACTGGACCCGGCGGACTTCCCGCGGCTGCGGGTCACCCTGGTCGGCGGCGAGGCGTGCCCCGCCGGGCAGGCCGACCGGTGGGCGCGGCACGCCGCGTTCGTCAACCTCTACGGCCCCACCGAGGCGTGCGTCGCCGCCACGTACGCGCCGGTCGCCCCCGGCTCGCCGGACCGGATGCCGTCGATCGGCACCCCGCTGGCGAACGTGCGGTGCCACGTCCTGGACGCCGACGGCCGGCCGCTGCCCGCCGGGGTGCGCGGCGAGCTGCACGTCGCCGGCGCGGGCCTGGCCCGCGGCTACCTCGGCCGGCCGGCGCTGACCGCCGACCGGTTCGTCCCGGACCCGTTCGGGCCGCCCGGCAGCCGGATGTACCGCACCGGCGACGTGGTCTCCCGCGCCGCCGACGACTCGCTGCGCTTCCACGGGCGCGGCGACCAGCAGGTCAGTGTCCGCGGCTTCCGCATCGAGCTCGGCGAGGTCGAGCACGCGCTGGAGGCGCACCCGAGCGTCGCGGCCGCGGCCGTCGCCGTCGCCGCGGCGGGCACCGAGGAGGCGACGCTCGTGGCGTTCGTCCGGCTCACCGCCGGCAGCTGCGGCGCCGCCCCGTCGCCGGCCGAGCTGCGCGAGCACGTACGCCGCCAGCTGCCGGCGCACATGGTGCCGACCCGCTGCCACGTCGTCGGGCAGTTCCCGGTCACCGCCTCGGGCAAGGTCGACCGCGCCGCGTTGATCGCGGCGGAGCCGAAGCCCGCCGCCGCGCAGATCGCGCCGGTGGCGCCGCGCACGCCGCTGGAGCAGACCATCGCCGACGCCTGGGCGCAGGTGCTGCGGCTGGACCGGGTCGGCATCGACGACGACTTCTTCGACCTCGGCGGGCACTCGATGGCGATGATGCGGGTCATCTCGCTGTTGCGGGAGTCGCACGGCGTGGAGCTGACGTTCCGGGCCTTCCTGGAGCACCAGACCGTCGCGCGGCTGGCCGCCGCGATCACCGACGGCGCGGTCGGCGGCCCCGAGGCACCGGCCGCGCCCGGCAGCCGCAACCGGGCGCTGCTGTGGCTGCGGCGCGGCAGCGCCACGCCGCTGTTCTGCATCCACCCCGGCGGCGGCAGCGCCCACTGGTTCCAGCGCTTCCTGCCGTACCTGGACCCGCAGCTACCACTGGCCGCGTTCGAGTGGCCGAAGCCGCACGGCGACCACGCCACGATCCCCACCGCCGCCGAGATGGCCCGCCGGCACTTCGACGAGCTGCGGGCCGCCCAGCCGCACGGGCCGTACCGGCTGTTCAGCTGGTGCGGTGGCAGCACGATCGCGGCGGAGCTCGCCACCCTGCTGCTGGACGCCGGTGAGGAGGTGACCTTCATGCTCCTCGACCCGGTGCTGGACGCGCAGACCCGGCCGAAGTTCTACGAGCAGATGGGCTTCGTGCGCCGGCTGGAGAAGCTGGTGCTGGAGATCGACCGGGGCGGGCCGGAGGCGGACACGCCCGAGCGGCGCGCCGAGATCATGGACCTCTACGAGCGGGTGGCCAACGACATCGACGAGAAGGAAGGCATGGCGCTGCCCGAGCGCGGCGTCGGCGCCGCCTGGCCGCGGATGGTCCGGGTCTGGCGGGAATCGTTGCAGGCGCTCATCGAGTACCCGAACCCCCGCTACGCCGGCAAGCTGCACCTCATCGCCAGCGACGCGCTCGCCAACGGCCAGCACGTGGTGTCCTCCGGCCAGACGTTCGCCGACTACCTCGAACGCTGGGAGGAGCTGATCGGCGGCGGGATCGAGCTGCACCGGGTGCCGGGGGACCACATCGGAATCATGAAGCCGCCGCTCCTGGTGCACCTGACCGACGTGATCAGCGCCGTGCTGGCCGGCAGCCGATGA